The Drechmeria coniospora strain ARSEF 6962 chromosome 02, whole genome shotgun sequence genome has a segment encoding these proteins:
- a CDS encoding Coatomer subunit alpha, whose translation MTGHNHYAMCAQFHPKEDLVVSASLDQSVRVWDISGLRKKHSAPTSIGFEDQMAHANQNQADMFGNTDAVVKFVLEGHDRGVNWVAFHPTMPLIVSAGDDRLIKLWRMSETKAWEVDTCRGHFHNASGCLFHPHQDLILSAGEDKTIRVWDLNKRTAVQSFKRENDRFWVIAAHPEINLFAAGHDNGVMVFKLERERPACATHQNLLFYINKEKHVKTYDFQKNTESSTLLSLKKLGSAWIAPRTLSYNPAERSVLVTTPADGGSYELVSLPKDGSGAIEPTESKRGSGSSAVFVARNRFAVLNAPNQTIDIKDLSNNTTRSFKPPAGTTDIYFGGTGNLLIITPTAVHLYDIQQKKTTSELSVNGVKYVVWSNDGLYAVLLSKHNVTIVTKSLEQVSTLHETIRIKSAAWDDAGVLLYSTLNHVKYTLLNGDNGIVRTLDQTVYLVRVKGRNVYCLDRAAKPRILQIDPTEYRFKLALVKRNYEEMLHIIRTSSLVGQSIISYLQKKGYPEIALQFVQDPTTRFDLAIECGNLEVAVEMAKELDKPNFWTRLGAEALAHGNHQIVEMCYQKLKQFDKLSFLYLAIGEHSKLAKMAKIAEHRGDFSSRFHNALYLGEVEDRIQMFKEIDLYPLAYMTAKFHGLDEECQGVLEATGLTEDQLTMPALGEPLMPPKPVVPTFKCNWPTKSSSQSFFEKALLGQVEGLALGDQPVATDGTGLEDLEADTTAKRNGALADDDDEDVAGWDMGDDDVPEADNDFVNVDSADAGGAGSSEADLWARNTPLAVDHIAGGSFETAMQLLNRQVGAVNFAPLKLRFLEVYQASKTFLPASSGLPPLVNYVRRTVDETDLRQVLPIVPRDLEYLATRNLQHGYDAMKANKLDDGIKLFKGILHTILINAVSSESEVAEARKLITSASEYTVAMSIELARRKLGAPDVVVQDPHKLKRSLELSAYFTIPKIEVPHRQLALLSAMQLATRNKNYNSALGFANRIIANGGSSKILENAKKTKSQCERNPNDAIDIEFDQFAEFEVCAASHSPIYGGTSYEECAFDGSKYHSKFKGTVCRVCEVCEIGKHGSGLKLFA comes from the exons ATGACGGGTCACAACCACTACGCAATGTGCGCCCAATTTCACCCGAAAGAAGATCTCGTTGTCTCTGCATCACTCGACCAGTCTGTCCGCGTCTGGGACATCTCGGGCCTTCGGAAGAAACActcggcaccgacgtcgaTAGGTTTCGAGGATCAGATGGCACATGCCAACCAGAATCAGGCTGACATGTTCGGCAACACAGACGCCGTTGTCAAGTTTGTCCTCGAGGGCCATGACCGTGGTGTCAACTGGGTTGCTTTCCACCCTACCATGCCGCTAATCGTGTCCGCGGGTGATGATCGCCTCATTAAACTCTGGAGGATGAGCGAGACCAAAGCGTGGGAGGTCGACACCTGCAGGGGTCATTTTCACAATGCGTCAGGCTGTCTGTTCCACCCGCACCAAGATTTGATCCTCTCCGCTGGTGAGGACAAGACCATCAGAGTGTGGGATCTGAACAAGAGGACTGCAGTTCAGTCCTTTAAGAGAGAAAACGACCGCTTCTGGGTCATCGCAGCACATCCTGAGATCAACCTGTTTGCGGCTGGTCACGACAACGGAGTTATGGTTTTCAAGCTTGAACGAGAGCGCCCTGCCTGTGCCACGCATCAAAATCTCCTCTTTTACATCAACAAGGAGAAGCATGTCAAAACCTACGATTTCCAGAAGAACACGGAAAGTTCCACTTTGCTTTCCCTGAAGAAGCTCGGCAGCGCCTGGATTGCTCCTCGCACCTTGTCGTACAACCCAGCAGAGAGGTCTGTCCTTGTTACGACGCCAGCGGATGGGGGCTCGTATGAGCTTGTGAGCCTCCCCAAGGATGGGTCTGGGGCAATCGAACCAACTGAATCCAAGCGCGGCTCCGGAAGTTCGGCTGTCTTCGTTGCTAGGAACCGCTTTGCCGTCCTTAACGCTCCGAATCAGACAATCGACATCAAGGATCTGTCTAACAATACCACTCGTTCCTTCAAGCCTCCAGCTGGTACGACTGACATTTACTTTGGTGGGACCGGTAACCTGCTGATAATAACTCCTACCGCTGTTCATCTCTACGACATTCAGCAGAAAAAGACCACATCTGAATTGTCCGTCAATGGCGTCAAGTATGTTGTATGGTCCAACGACGGTTTATACGCTGTTCTCCTCAGCAAGCACAACGTGACGATTGTGACGAAGTCACTGGAGCAAGTCAGCACTCTTCACGAGACCATTCGCATCAAGAGCGCTGCGTGGGACGATGCGGGCGTTCTTTTGTACTCGACACTAAATCATGTCAAGTACACGCTCCTGAATGGCGACAACGGTATTGTCCGAACTCTAGACCAGACGGTTTACCTGGTGCGGGTCAAGGGTCGCAATGTCTACTGTCTCGACCGAGCAGCGAAGCCACGAATTTTGCAAATCGATCCTACCGAGTACCGATTCAAACTCGCGCTTGTGAAGAGAAACTACGAGGAAATGCTTCATATTATCCGAACTTCAAGTCTCGTGGGGCAGTCAATCATTTCCTACTTACAAAAGAAGGGCTATCCAGAAATCGCTCTACAGTTTGTGCAAGACCCAACCACCCGGTTTGACCTGGCCATCGAATGTGGCAACCTCGaagtcgccgtcgagatggcaAAAGAGCTTGACAAACCCAATTTTTGGACACGACTAGGTGCTGAGGCATTGGCTCATGGCAATCACCAAATCGTGGAGATGTGCTACCAGAAGCTGAAACAGTTTGACAAGCTTTCCTTCTTATATCTCGCAATCGGTGAACACTCGAAGCTGGCCAAAATGGCCAAAATCGCTGAGCATCGCGGTGACTTCTCTTCCCGCTTCCACAACGCTCTTTACCTTGGCGAAGTCGAAGATCGCATTCAGATGTTTAAAGAGATTGACCTTT ACCCACTTGCATACATGACGGCCAAGTTTCATGGCTTGGATGAGGAATGCCAGGGCGTACTGGAAGCCACCGGCCTCACCGAGGATCAGCTCACAATGCCGGCATTGGGAGAACCACTGATGCCACCGAAGCCTGTTGTTCCAACCTTCAAGTGCAACTGGCCCACCAAGTCTTCGTCCCAGTCCTTCTTTGAGAAGGCACTTCTTGGGCAGGTGGAAGGCTTGGCCCTTGGTGACCAACCAGTTGCCACTGATGGAACAGGCTTGGAGGATCTAGAAGCTGACACTACGGCGAAGCGTAATGGTGCTctagccgacgacgatgatgaagatGTCGCAGGCTGGGACATGGGTGATGACGACGTGCCCGAAGCCGATAACGACTTCGTCAATGTTGACAGTGCTGATGCTGGCGGTGCTGGCAGCAGTGAAGCTGATCTTTGGGCACGCAACACCCCTCTGGCCGTGGATCACATTGCAGGCGGTTCATTCGAAACTGCCATGCAGCTCTTGAACCGACAAGTCGGCGCTGTCAACTTTGCCCCCCTTAAGCTCAGGTTTTTGGAGGTCTACCAAGCGTCCAAGACGTTTCTACCTGCCTCATCGGGGTTACCGCCTCTTGTCAACTATGTTCGCCGCACAGTTGATGAGACAGATCTCCGGCAAGTTCTGCCCATCGTACCACGGGATCTGGAGTACCTCGCCACTAGAAATTTGCAACACGGTTACGACGCCATGAAGGCAAACAAGCTTGATGATGGCATTAAGCTTTTCAAGGGCATTTTGCATACAATCCTCATCAATGCCGTGTCAAGCGAGAGTGAGGTAGCTGAGGCGAGGAAGCTCATCACGTCAGCAAGCGAGTACACCGTGGCTATGTCTATCGAGCTCGCCCGACGAAAGCTCGGGGCCCCTGATGTTGTGGTGCAAGATCCACACAAGCTCAAGAGAAGTCTAGAACTGTCAGCATACTTCACCATTCCCAAGATCGAGGTCCCGCACCGTCAACTGGCGTTGCTGAGTGCCATGCAGTTAGCGACAAGGAACAAAAACTACAACTCGGCACTGGGCTTCGCCAATCGTATCATTGCTAACGGCGGATCGAGCAAGATACTTGAGAAT GCCAAAAAGACGAAGTCTCAATGCGAGAGGAATCCCAATGATGCCATTGACATCGAGTTTGACCAGTTTGCTGAGTTTGAAGTCTGTGCTGCAAGTCACTCGCCCATCTATGGTGGCACCTCTTATGAAGAATGCGCCTTTGACGGATCCAAATATCACTCTAAGTTCAAGGGCACCGTATGCCGGGTTTGCGAGGTTTGCGAGATTGGCAAGCACGGCAGCGGTCTGAAGCTTTTTGCTTAA